Proteins found in one Abyssibius alkaniclasticus genomic segment:
- a CDS encoding urease accessory protein UreD, with protein MAEAKTCRGQIINQVAKFDCKADSAAQQQQPRARGAAFLRVSAGLDGQTGLADLRQSGSLKLVFPRSYRRGAEAIIVNTAGGITGGDRFSLRAEIGHGASLCLTTQAAERAYRAQPHEVGRLETHARLCTGARLNWLPQEMIIFDHAALHRRLEVDMADDSSLLLVEPLVFGRAAMRERLNNINFKDRIVVRRNARPIFVDGIDLAADASAHLARAATGAGAGAMASLVFVDTKAAGQLAHIRSLLPATAGASMIAADILVLRMLAADSFELRCNLVPILDHLTQNSLPVSWRL; from the coding sequence ATGGCTGAAGCAAAAACCTGCCGGGGGCAAATCATCAACCAGGTGGCCAAATTCGATTGCAAGGCGGACAGCGCCGCGCAGCAGCAGCAACCGCGCGCGCGTGGTGCCGCATTTCTGCGTGTGAGCGCGGGGCTTGACGGGCAAACAGGTTTGGCTGATCTGCGGCAATCCGGGTCGCTGAAACTGGTTTTTCCCCGCAGCTACAGGCGCGGCGCCGAGGCGATTATCGTCAATACCGCCGGTGGTATTACGGGCGGTGACAGGTTTTCCTTGCGCGCGGAAATCGGCCACGGGGCCAGCCTTTGCCTGACAACCCAGGCTGCCGAACGCGCCTATCGCGCCCAGCCACACGAGGTTGGAAGGCTAGAAACCCATGCCCGGCTATGCACAGGGGCGCGGCTGAACTGGCTGCCGCAGGAAATGATTATTTTCGATCACGCGGCGCTGCACCGCAGGCTTGAAGTTGACATGGCCGATGACAGCAGCCTGCTGCTGGTTGAACCGCTGGTTTTCGGGCGCGCCGCGATGCGTGAACGTCTTAACAATATCAACTTCAAGGACCGGATCGTTGTTCGGCGGAATGCCCGCCCGATCTTTGTCGATGGCATTGACCTTGCAGCCGATGCCTCGGCGCATCTGGCGCGCGCGGCAACGGGGGCGGGTGCGGGCGCAATGGCCAGCCTTGTATTTGTCGATACGAAGGCCGCAGGCCAGCTTGCGCATATTCGCAGCCTGCTGCCCGCAACGGCCGGCGCCAGCATGATCGCTGCCGATATTCTGGTGCTGCGAATGCTTGCCGCCGACAGTTTTGAGCTGCGCTGCAACCTTGTGCCGATACTCGATCATCTAACCCAAAATTCCCTGCCAGTGTCATGGAGGCTTTAG